TGCGTGTAGCTAGAGTCATAAGTTTATACCGAACTGGTCGGTTCGGTACGACTTGCCAAACTGATCCGGAACTTCACGGAGGAATCATGTTCAATATGAATGTTCAAATCTTCAGCGCAGCCATTCTGACCGCCACTCTTGGGTCGTGTCTCGCGTTCGCACAAACTGCGGCTCCCAACCCAGGGGGCGCTCTAACGGAAGCCTGGCACTCAGATTCAGTTGTCTATGTTGCAGGACTGGCTGATGTCAAACCCGGCAGCTCCGGTTCCCTCAGCTTGATGCAGAACACGGTAGTTTTCGCGAACAAGCACGCCCAGGGGTCCATTCCCATCGAGCGAATCACCGCGGTTTCTATCGGAGATGAGCGCGTGGCAACGGGTGGGTCTGCCGGCAAGGTAGCACGGGTGATTCCGATGGGAGTCGGACAAGCCATGGGTGCAGTGACAAGCAAAAATGTAGGCGTGTTGACGATCGAATATCTCGATCAAACCGGAGGGTATCACGGGGCTGTGTTTGAAGTTCCGAAGGTACAGGTTGCGCTTGCACAGCAGCAGTTCGTCGCTCACATCAGTCCGGCTTCCGCCGTTGAGTCGCCTTCATGTGGCGGTTCCGTGGTCCCGAATACGCTCCTCGTAGAGCCCATTGCCGCTTCGGGTGTAGAACTGCCGGCGGAATATCGCGCCTTGCTCTATGAGGAGCTAGTGGATCAACTGGGCATGTCGAATGGTGCCAGCACGGTCTACCGCGTTGGAGACGCCGCAGCAGGCTGTTCTGCCAGGAAATTACAGATCTCCGTTACAGCGTTCAAGAAGGGCAATGAAGCACTCCGGGCCTCCACAGGGCCGGTTGGCCTATTTATCGGCGCATCATCGGTAACGTTTCATATGACCCTTGTGGATAGCGCTGGGGCAACTCTCTTCGACAAGTCTGTGAAGGCGAGCAAGCATGGCGACGGAGACAGCCTGAGCGTCACCCGCAACCTTGCCAAAAACGTCTCCAAGTCTCTCGCGAAATCAAAGACTGCGGGCTTGAAACCGGCCGCTTAGCGCTAAGCACATTTACTAACAGCCGTTCTCTTTGGAACGCTGCATACTTGCCGGTCAAGTAGACGACACAAGAAGGAGTTCATCTCATGTCAACCATCGATGTTCATTCTCATGTTCTACCCGACATTTACTTAAATGCGCTTCAGAAAGCCGGCATTACAAACATAGACGGTTTTTCTACGCCCGACTGGAGCGTTGAAGACCATCTCAAGATGATGGATAGTCACAAGATTCAGGCGTGTGTTCTGTCCTTATCATCTCCGGGATTAGAATTTGCGGAGCCCGGCCTTGCGGCCGAGCTTGCCCGAACCATAAATATCCTATTTTCGGAAATCATTTGCGACAACCCAGCTCGATTCGGTGCGTTCGCGTTGCTCCCCCTTCCGAACGTCGAAGCCGCGCTCCAAGAGATCGACTATGCCTTGGATGTGTTGAAGCTAGATGGTGTAGGACTCTTCACGAATTACGGAGGCGTATATCTTGGTGACCCGCGATTTGCGCCGGTACTCGATGAACTGCACAGACGGCGGGCCGTCGCATTCGTGCATCCGACGACGCCTGCAGGTTCCGACCGTTTGACGTTAGGCTATCCGGCACCGATGCTCGAATATCCTTTCGACACGACGCGTATGGCCGTCAGTCTGTTGGACACAGATACGATCGAGCGCTGCAGCCATGTCCGCTTTATTTTCTCTCATGGTGGAGGCGCACTGCCTCTGCTTGTACCGCGGATTGGCCCACTTATGGTCGCTAAGAACGGAGGCAACAAGCTCTCTGCCCTTATCAATATCATGCGGGTTGAAAGGCAAGTAAAATCCTGTTTCTTCGACCTTACAGCCGCAACCAGCCCAGCCTATCTCGCAGCGCTCAAAGAAACGCATGACCCTTCCAGGCTCTTGATGGGATTCGATTTCCCATTCATGCCGCCGGTTTCAATCGGCAGGGCCAAGGATGGCGTGAGTGATTTCGAAGGTTTCTCTGAACAGGAGAAGTCTGCCATCGATCAGACAAACGCAGAGAAACTCTTTCCTCGCCTGATAAAAGCGATCGAGCAGGCGTCCCGCTCCGCAGCAGATCGCTAGCCGTCATACCAATTTTCACACAACTCAAACACGCAAAGGAGAACTCTATGTTGAAACAGTCTTTATTACTCGTCCTTCTGTTGACGCCAGCCGTGCCCGCGACTCAAGCACAATCTACTGGCGGCGATCAATTGACTGTCAAGGTTACTGGCCTCCGCAGTTCCAACGGTAAAGTCCGCATTGAACTTTTCAACTCGGCGAAAGGCTTTCCGAAAGAGGACGCGAATGCGCTTCAGTCGGTCTGGATAGACGCTTCACAGGCGCAGCAAGGCACGATACAGACTACATTCAAGGATCTTCCGTCTGGCGACTATGCCGTCCTTACATTTCACGATGAGAATGGGAACGGCATTCTGGATCGGGGAGCGTTTGGGAG
The nucleotide sequence above comes from Tunturibacter empetritectus. Encoded proteins:
- a CDS encoding amidohydrolase family protein translates to MSTIDVHSHVLPDIYLNALQKAGITNIDGFSTPDWSVEDHLKMMDSHKIQACVLSLSSPGLEFAEPGLAAELARTINILFSEIICDNPARFGAFALLPLPNVEAALQEIDYALDVLKLDGVGLFTNYGGVYLGDPRFAPVLDELHRRRAVAFVHPTTPAGSDRLTLGYPAPMLEYPFDTTRMAVSLLDTDTIERCSHVRFIFSHGGGALPLLVPRIGPLMVAKNGGNKLSALINIMRVERQVKSCFFDLTAATSPAYLAALKETHDPSRLLMGFDFPFMPPVSIGRAKDGVSDFEGFSEQEKSAIDQTNAEKLFPRLIKAIEQASRSAADR
- a CDS encoding DUF2141 domain-containing protein, which codes for MLKQSLLLVLLLTPAVPATQAQSTGGDQLTVKVTGLRSSNGKVRIELFNSAKGFPKEDANALQSVWIDASQAQQGTIQTTFKDLPSGDYAVLTFHDENGNGILDRGAFGRPKEGFAVSNNATGHPPSFDASKFSLTASEQSVSLTLHY